The segment GTTCATTGGCGAAGGCGGCGACGTCCTTCAGCAGGGCGGGCACGGCGGCATCGATGATCCGCTGGCCCTTTTCCGGGCTGGCCTGGGCAGGATCCGAGCCGATCCGGCCGTCGGGAAAACGCGCGCGATAGTCGGCGGCATCGCGGATCGGGCCGGAGGGCGCGATCTGCGGCGAATAGGCGGCCGTCTTGATCCGGTCAGGATATGCGGCTTGGGTGACCGCTATTTCGGACGGGGTGGCGTGCATGCCGTGGCCGGTCGGGAAGATCGAATTGCACAGGCTGTTCACGCCCGGCAGGTCCCACCAGTTCCGCAGCTTGAGTACGAAGGGCGCGGGTTCGTCGACGAAGGACCATTCTGCGTACAGTTCGGAAAATGTCGCCTCGATGGTCGCGACATTGCCGCCGTGGCCGTTCAGGAAATAGATCCGCTCGAACCCGTGGCGGTGGAGCGAGGACACCCAGTCGGTGATCGCGGCCATGAAGGTCGAGGGGCGCAGCGAGATCGTGCCGGCGAAGGCCAGATGATGCTGGGCCATGCCGATATTGAAGGTGGGCGCGACGACCAGGCTGTCGTCGGTCCTTTCCGCCGCATGGGCGATGATCTCGGGACACAGCCAGTCGGTACCGAGCAGGCCGGTCGGGCCATGCTGTTCGTTCGAGCCGATCGGGATGACGACGGTCTTCGTCGCCTTCACGCGGGTGTCGATCTCGGGCCAGGTGGAAAAGGCGATCAGCATGAAAGGGGCAT is part of the Brevundimonas sp. AJA228-03 genome and harbors:
- a CDS encoding creatininase family protein, translated to MLIAFSTWPEIDTRVKATKTVVIPIGSNEQHGPTGLLGTDWLCPEIIAHAAERTDDSLVVAPTFNIGMAQHHLAFAGTISLRPSTFMAAITDWVSSLHRHGFERIYFLNGHGGNVATIEATFSELYAEWSFVDEPAPFVLKLRNWWDLPGVNSLCNSIFPTGHGMHATPSEIAVTQAAYPDRIKTAAYSPQIAPSGPIRDAADYRARFPDGRIGSDPAQASPEKGQRIIDAAVPALLKDVAAFANEPLPA